In Diabrotica undecimpunctata isolate CICGRU chromosome 4, icDiaUnde3, whole genome shotgun sequence, a single genomic region encodes these proteins:
- the LOC140438127 gene encoding RIB43A-like with coiled-coils protein 2 — protein MSAILMSVSHINEVMSKLAVDCSSNEHLSFWHIYDYTLSFGLKMLNFSITTESDRREAAKIEQRRAREEERKQRIFNPRARLIGIDAIALRHQVEEKKQKNDEDRNIDKIFKEQLKKADEIALVLEQKECEERRRVQQEINNFRKVYQRPEDRREFDLNDPESKKKQLPCRVHDDDPRLGISAAQKFEGEDLVSEERRRMQNEETKASLGQQIREKAGAEKEQKLAEDAYIAAMIARDQRALELDALENMCRKKVQEAAVKFNQALASEKLCEKQKAEKQRTEDNLADICNFLNSDLMTENPDVAQSNFPGKKITSCYKGLTAAERTAFKKELLQQIEQQKQLRELEKRRNREMDAYTDGTQKSIYMLDQELKLKEKERKKKLAEENLKLAEEQKSRKRYLDKVVYSNIPSDEFYDQFNRTVR, from the coding sequence ATGAGTGCAATATTAATGTCAGTGTCTCACATAAACGAAGTTATGTCAAAGCTAGCTGTTGACTGTTCTAGTAATGAACATTTGTCATTTTGGCATATTTACGATTATACACTCAGTTTTGgattaaaaatgttaaatttttctataacAACCGAAAGCGATCGCCGAGAGGCTGCTAAAATAGAACAACGTCGTGCTAGGGAAGAAGAACGAAAGCAAAGAATATTTAATCCCCGTGCCAGACTTATAGGGATCGACGCAATAGCACTGAGGCACCAAGTAGAagagaaaaagcaaaaaaatgaTGAAGATAGAAACATTGATAAAATATTCAAAGAACAACTAAAAAAAGCCGACGAAATTGCTCTAGTTCTTGAACAAAAAGAATGTGAAGAACGTAGAAGAGTGCAGCAAGAgataaataattttagaaaagTGTACCAACGTCCAGAAGATCGAAGAGAGTTTGACCTGAATGATCCCGAGTCTAAGAAAAAGCAGTTGCCGTGTAGAGTTCATGATGACGACCCAAGGTTGGGCATTTCAGCAGCACAAAAGTTTGAAGGAGAAGATTTGGTGTCAGAAGAGAGGCGCAGAATGCAAAACGAAGAAACTAAAGCGTCCTTAGGGCAACAAATTCGAGAAAAAGCTGGTGCTGAGAAAGAACAAAAGCTTGCCGAAGATGCTTACATAGCAGCAATGATAGCTAGAGACCAAAGGGCCCTGGAGCTTGATGCTTTGGAGAATATGTGTAGAAAAAAAGTCCAAGAGGCTGCAGTCAAATTTAACCAAGCATTAGCAAGCGAAAAACTTTGTGAAAAACAAAAAGCTGAAAAACAAAGGACAGAAGATAACTTGGCAGATATATGTAACTTTTTAAACAGTGATTTAATGACCGAAAATCCAGACGTTGCCCAAAGTAATTTTCCTGGCAAAAAAATCACTTCTTGCTACAAAGGCCTTACGGCAGCTGAACGGACAGCTTTTAAGAAGGAATTACTTCAACAAATCGAGCAGCAAAAGCAACTAAGGGAATTGGAAAAGAGACGAAATAGAGAAATGGATGCCTACACTGATGGTACCCAGAAGAGCATCTACATGCTAGACCAAGAGCTTAAACTCAAGGAAAAAGAACGAAAAAAGAAGCTTGCCGAGGAAAATCTTAAATTGGCAGAAGAACAGAAAAGCCGTAAGCGATATTTAGATAAGGTAGTGTACTCCAATATACCTTCAGATGAGTTTTATGATCAGTTTAACCGGACTGTAAGATGA